From the Salinimicrobium tongyeongense genome, one window contains:
- the cysC gene encoding adenylyl-sulfate kinase: protein MTKNIIQHNYSISKEDRNKKNQHQSLVVWFTGLSGSGKSTMANRLEKRLFREGISTYSLDGDNIRSGLNKGLGFSREDRHENNRRIAEVAKLFVDAGIVTVAAFISPLEEDREQAKDIIGKENFVEVFVNTPLEVCEERDVKGFYEKARKGEIKNFTGISSPYEPPENPDFEIKTVEESAEEAIERLYQFLQQKLKL from the coding sequence ATGACAAAGAATATTATACAACATAATTACAGCATTTCTAAAGAAGACAGGAATAAAAAGAACCAACATCAATCGTTGGTTGTTTGGTTTACTGGGCTTTCAGGTTCAGGTAAATCAACTATGGCAAACAGGCTTGAAAAACGCCTTTTTAGAGAGGGTATATCCACTTATTCTCTCGACGGGGATAACATCCGAAGCGGACTTAATAAGGGTCTCGGTTTCAGTAGGGAAGATCGCCATGAAAATAACAGGAGGATTGCAGAAGTGGCCAAACTTTTTGTGGATGCGGGAATTGTGACTGTAGCAGCTTTTATTTCACCTTTAGAAGAGGATAGGGAGCAGGCTAAAGATATAATAGGAAAAGAAAATTTTGTGGAGGTGTTTGTGAATACGCCGCTGGAAGTTTGCGAAGAAAGAGATGTAAAAGGTTTTTATGAAAAGGCCCGGAAGGGAGAAATAAAGAATTTTACCGGGATTAGTTCCCCTTATGAACCCCCTGAAAATCCGGATTTCGAAATTAAAACTGTGGAGGAATCTGCAGAAGAAGCTATTGAAAGGCTTTACCAGTTTCTGCAACAAAAATTAAAATTGTAA
- a CDS encoding four helix bundle protein, with protein sequence MTTNFEDLECWQRCNELKLFVKENILRKLPASEKFQLYSQILRASRSTTANIAEGWGRNYYKENIKFLLNTRGSVAEILDHSLEARSWGYINEETLGEIRIKTTRCIQIINGYIRYLRKENEK encoded by the coding sequence ATGACAACTAATTTTGAGGATCTGGAGTGTTGGCAGAGGTGCAATGAATTAAAACTTTTTGTCAAAGAAAATATTCTCCGGAAATTGCCGGCATCTGAAAAGTTTCAGCTTTACAGTCAGATCCTCAGAGCTTCCCGTTCTACGACAGCTAACATAGCTGAAGGTTGGGGAAGAAATTATTATAAAGAGAATATAAAGTTTTTACTAAATACCCGTGGTTCCGTTGCTGAAATATTGGATCATTCCCTTGAAGCAAGATCATGGGGTTACATCAATGAGGAGACTCTGGGTGAAATCCGAATTAAAACAACCAGGTGTATTCAAATTATAAATGGGTACATCAGATATTTAAGAAAAGAAAACGAAAAGTAA
- a CDS encoding mechanosensitive ion channel family protein yields the protein MSQEEFDIQNSVEGIWTKLGEWLDSIILGLPNFILAVLVFILFVLAAKYLGKLLDKLLRFKVRQASIREITIKILKVVVIAIGFFVALGLLNLNTVLTSVLAGAGVVGLAVGLALQGTLNNTFSGILLSFLPELQIGDWIENNGYAGRVVEINLRSIVIREADNNYVVIPNSQVIDAPFKNFSRTSRSRITVSCGVAYNSDLELVKTITVNTISELFRQKKGEEVEFMYNEFGDSSINFVVRFWSDATNNRDILFARSTAIMAIKKTYDEHDVNIPFPIRTLEFNNKLNIQKPSAEGEL from the coding sequence ATGTCGCAAGAAGAATTTGACATACAAAATTCCGTAGAAGGAATTTGGACGAAATTAGGCGAATGGCTGGATTCCATAATCCTGGGTTTGCCTAATTTCATTTTGGCCGTTCTGGTCTTCATCCTTTTTGTTTTAGCTGCCAAATACCTGGGAAAACTGCTCGATAAGCTCCTCAGGTTTAAAGTAAGGCAGGCCTCCATTCGTGAAATCACCATCAAGATCCTCAAGGTAGTAGTCATTGCCATAGGGTTCTTTGTGGCTCTTGGCCTGCTCAACCTCAACACCGTACTCACATCTGTACTGGCCGGTGCCGGGGTGGTGGGGCTTGCTGTGGGTCTCGCCCTGCAGGGCACCCTAAACAACACCTTTTCGGGGATCCTGCTGAGTTTCCTTCCCGAATTACAAATTGGGGACTGGATCGAAAACAACGGCTATGCCGGAAGGGTCGTGGAAATCAACCTGAGAAGTATCGTCATCAGGGAAGCCGATAATAATTACGTGGTAATTCCAAACTCCCAGGTAATTGATGCCCCTTTCAAAAACTTTTCCCGCACATCGCGCTCAAGGATCACAGTAAGCTGCGGAGTAGCCTACAATTCTGATCTTGAACTCGTAAAAACCATCACCGTTAACACCATTTCAGAACTTTTTCGTCAAAAAAAGGGCGAAGAAGTAGAATTCATGTATAACGAGTTTGGAGATAGTTCCATCAACTTTGTGGTGAGGTTCTGGAGCGATGCCACCAACAACAGGGACATACTTTTTGCCCGAAGCACTGCCATCATGGCCATTAAAAAGACTTACGACGAGCATGACGTCAATATTCCTTTCCCAATTCGCACGCTTGAATTCAACAACAAACTCAATATACAAAAGCCGTCTGCAGAAGGGGAACTATAA
- a CDS encoding UDP-glucose 6-dehydrogenase produces the protein MTIKNICCIGAGYVGGPTMAVIAQKCPGVKVTVVDINEKRIKQWNDPDVEKIPIYEPGLSAIVKETRDRNLFFSTNVDKAIDEADMIFISVNTPTKTYGIGKGMAADLKYIELCARQIAAVAKNDKIVIEKSTLPVRTAAALKNILDNTGNGVKYQILSNPEFLAEGTAVEDLKNPDRVLIGGDIESEEGREAMEALVNIYASWVPKEKILTTNVWSSELSKLTANAFLAQRVSSINAISELCEKTGADVNEVAKAVGMDSRVGPKFLKASVGFGGSCFQKDILNLVYIARTYNLKEVADYWEQVIIMNDYQKRRFAANMVQTMYNTVSGKKIAILGWAFKKDTNDTRESAAIYVADYLLNEQAEIVVYDPKVTEEQIYSDLDYLGSRSGDANRQAVTVVNSPMEACKDAHAIAVLTEWDEFKQLDWKKIYDQMLKPAFLFDGRRLLEPNTKKEIGFEFYAIGN, from the coding sequence ATGACAATAAAAAACATTTGCTGCATTGGTGCCGGTTACGTTGGTGGCCCCACGATGGCAGTAATAGCACAGAAATGTCCGGGTGTTAAAGTAACCGTTGTTGATATCAATGAAAAGAGAATAAAACAATGGAATGATCCCGATGTAGAGAAGATTCCTATTTATGAGCCGGGGCTTTCTGCAATAGTAAAAGAAACCAGAGACAGAAACCTTTTCTTCTCTACGAATGTAGATAAAGCTATCGATGAAGCCGATATGATCTTTATTTCGGTCAACACTCCTACCAAAACCTACGGAATTGGAAAAGGTATGGCTGCGGATTTGAAGTACATAGAACTCTGTGCCAGACAAATTGCTGCAGTAGCCAAAAATGATAAAATTGTCATCGAAAAATCAACTTTGCCGGTAAGAACAGCTGCTGCTTTAAAGAATATTTTGGATAACACTGGGAATGGGGTTAAGTATCAAATTCTTTCCAATCCCGAGTTTTTAGCTGAAGGCACAGCAGTGGAAGACTTGAAAAATCCCGATCGTGTTTTGATTGGTGGCGATATTGAAAGTGAAGAAGGCAGGGAGGCTATGGAAGCCCTGGTGAATATTTACGCTTCATGGGTGCCTAAAGAAAAGATTCTTACTACCAATGTCTGGTCATCAGAGTTGTCTAAACTTACTGCAAATGCCTTTCTTGCACAGCGGGTTTCTTCTATTAATGCAATTTCAGAACTGTGTGAAAAGACCGGTGCTGATGTCAATGAAGTTGCCAAAGCGGTGGGAATGGACAGTAGGGTAGGGCCTAAATTTCTTAAAGCTTCTGTAGGTTTTGGAGGTTCATGTTTTCAGAAAGATATTCTAAACCTGGTGTATATTGCCCGAACCTATAATCTTAAGGAGGTTGCAGATTATTGGGAGCAGGTGATCATTATGAATGACTATCAAAAAAGGCGTTTTGCGGCTAATATGGTCCAAACCATGTATAATACCGTGTCGGGGAAGAAGATCGCTATATTAGGCTGGGCATTCAAAAAGGATACAAATGATACCCGGGAATCTGCAGCCATTTATGTAGCAGATTATCTCCTGAATGAACAGGCTGAAATTGTGGTATATGATCCAAAAGTGACAGAAGAACAGATCTACTCAGATCTTGATTACCTCGGAAGTCGTAGTGGAGATGCCAACCGGCAGGCAGTCACCGTGGTTAATTCGCCTATGGAAGCCTGTAAAGATGCTCATGCTATTGCAGTACTTACCGAATGGGATGAATTCAAGCAACTTGATTGGAAAAAGATCTATGACCAGATGCTAAAACCTGCATTTTTGTTTGATGGAAGAAGGCTGTTGGAACCCAATACCAAAAAGGAGATCGGGTTTGAATTCTATGCCATTGGAAATTGA
- a CDS encoding LacI family DNA-binding transcriptional regulator, translating to MKTRITLKELAKLLNVSVSTVSKALNDSPEISPKTIERVKELAALHKYRPNPTAVNLKSSKSGTIGVLIPNIANSFFAKVLSGMEARAQREGLQVITYISNESHEREKQISEMLTAGFVDGVLIAIAEETQRKKDFEHIRSIIQYDIPVVLYDRIDFDMPVDKVGIDDRKVFYDATRDLQNKGLKRIGIATSIHHMGVGKARIEGYKEALREDDTFYLANSAKLESLREKTLKMLLEDKVEAVLCSDFDSTMLTYRLAYENGLRIPEDVKIIGFIRGGLAKYLTPSVSFVDQSPDKIGEKAMDVLISRINRKNTGPKEKIIIDTEVVHYESTQFVKKGASLRGN from the coding sequence ATGAAAACAAGAATTACCCTCAAGGAGTTGGCCAAGTTGCTGAACGTTTCAGTCTCGACAGTTTCAAAGGCTTTAAATGACAGCCCAGAAATTAGTCCGAAAACTATTGAGAGGGTAAAGGAGCTTGCGGCTTTGCATAAATACCGGCCCAACCCTACGGCTGTAAATTTAAAGAGCAGTAAAAGCGGAACTATTGGAGTCCTGATACCAAATATAGCAAATTCTTTTTTCGCAAAGGTGTTGTCGGGTATGGAAGCTAGGGCACAACGTGAGGGATTGCAGGTAATTACTTATATTTCGAATGAATCTCATGAGCGGGAAAAGCAGATTTCCGAAATGCTCACTGCAGGTTTTGTTGATGGGGTTTTAATCGCCATAGCCGAAGAAACCCAGCGGAAGAAAGATTTTGAACACATTAGAAGCATTATTCAGTATGATATTCCTGTTGTGCTTTACGATCGTATAGATTTTGATATGCCGGTTGATAAGGTGGGGATAGATGACAGGAAAGTGTTTTATGATGCCACACGAGACCTTCAGAATAAAGGATTGAAAAGAATTGGGATTGCCACTTCCATTCATCATATGGGGGTAGGAAAAGCCCGGATAGAAGGCTATAAGGAAGCGCTGAGGGAAGATGATACCTTTTACCTGGCAAATTCGGCTAAACTGGAAAGCCTGAGGGAAAAAACCCTGAAGATGCTTTTAGAGGATAAGGTTGAAGCCGTTTTGTGCAGCGATTTTGACAGCACCATGCTTACTTACAGGTTAGCCTATGAAAATGGTCTCAGAATCCCTGAAGATGTTAAGATTATTGGCTTTATCAGGGGAGGACTTGCAAAATATCTTACGCCCTCGGTTAGTTTTGTGGACCAATCTCCAGACAAAATCGGTGAAAAAGCTATGGATGTTCTTATTAGCAGGATAAATAGAAAAAATACCGGGCCAAAAGAAAAGATCATTATAGATACAGAAGTTGTTCATTATGAATCTACACAATTTGTAAAAAAAGGAGCTTCTTTAAGAGGAAATTAG
- a CDS encoding SDR family oxidoreductase, with product MNSKQFELLSSSKVLVTGGAGFIGSNLCEALLDLKAEVVCLDNFATGKKENLAAFQNHENFTLIEGDIRNLEDCKKAVAGVDFVLHEAALGSVPRSINDPITSNEVNISGFLNMLVASRDAGVKRFVYAASSSTYGDSEALPKIEDKIGKPLSPYAITKYVNELYADIFHSTYGIDTIGLRYFNVFGRKQDPHGAYAAVIPKFVIQFMNHESPVINGDGTYSRDFTYIDNVIQMNLLALTTSNKEALNQVYNTAVGDRTNLKELAQLLKQYLAEYDPEISEVEVKHGPNRAGDIPHSLASTDKAKTLLGYDPKYKIEAGLKEAVEWYYKNL from the coding sequence ATGAACAGCAAACAATTTGAATTGCTCAGTTCTTCAAAAGTATTAGTTACAGGTGGGGCAGGATTCATTGGCTCCAATTTATGTGAAGCCCTTTTAGACCTTAAGGCTGAGGTGGTTTGTCTTGATAATTTCGCCACAGGAAAAAAGGAAAACCTTGCAGCGTTTCAAAATCATGAAAACTTCACTTTGATCGAAGGGGATATTAGAAACCTGGAAGACTGTAAAAAAGCTGTCGCAGGGGTAGATTTTGTTTTGCATGAAGCGGCATTAGGATCTGTTCCAAGATCTATAAATGATCCAATTACTAGTAATGAGGTAAATATATCAGGTTTTTTAAACATGCTTGTGGCTTCTCGGGATGCCGGGGTGAAACGTTTTGTTTATGCGGCCAGTTCTTCTACTTATGGTGATTCGGAAGCCCTTCCGAAGATAGAAGATAAAATAGGGAAACCCTTGTCACCTTATGCCATTACCAAATATGTAAATGAACTTTACGCCGATATTTTCCATTCTACCTATGGTATTGATACCATAGGGTTAAGGTATTTTAATGTCTTTGGGAGGAAACAGGACCCACATGGTGCTTATGCGGCGGTGATCCCGAAGTTTGTAATTCAATTTATGAACCATGAGAGTCCGGTCATCAATGGCGATGGCACATATTCAAGGGATTTCACGTACATAGATAACGTTATCCAGATGAACCTGCTTGCTTTGACTACAAGTAACAAGGAGGCGCTAAATCAGGTTTATAACACTGCAGTAGGCGACAGGACCAACCTGAAGGAATTAGCCCAGTTGCTTAAACAATATCTTGCGGAATATGATCCGGAGATCTCTGAGGTGGAAGTAAAGCATGGCCCAAACCGGGCGGGGGATATTCCGCACTCTTTAGCTTCTACAGATAAAGCCAAAACTTTGTTGGGTTACGATCCAAAATATAAAATAGAAGCAGGATTAAAAGAAGCGGTGGAGTGGTATTATAAAAATTTGTAA
- a CDS encoding phosphoribosylpyrophosphate synthetase codes for MKQKGTLSQTLNMLRTEEGYEEDFNLLDEELKSTEEREKFLSQDFVVDEVYRFEGPSNPGDEATLYAITTSSGRKGVLLDGYNYSSGQISEELLKKLDLKSNRPTSE; via the coding sequence ATGAAACAAAAAGGAACACTTTCTCAAACCTTAAACATGCTTCGCACAGAAGAAGGCTATGAAGAAGATTTCAACCTTCTAGATGAAGAACTCAAATCTACTGAAGAAAGAGAAAAATTTCTTTCCCAAGACTTTGTTGTAGATGAAGTCTACCGGTTTGAAGGCCCTTCCAATCCCGGTGATGAAGCTACTCTTTATGCTATTACCACTTCTTCGGGAAGAAAAGGTGTTCTGCTTGACGGGTACAATTATTCTTCAGGCCAAATCTCTGAGGAACTACTTAAAAAACTGGACCTCAAGAGCAACCGGCCAACTTCAGAATAG
- the cysD gene encoding sulfate adenylyltransferase subunit CysD, with amino-acid sequence MSKYYLNYLDELESEAIYILREVWAQFENPVILFSGGKDSILVTHLAKKAFFPAKIPFALLHVDTGHNFPETIQFRDDLVKKLGVKLLVGSVQDSIDKGRVAEEKGKNATRNALQITTLLDAIEEHKIDCAIGGGRRDEEKARAKERFFSHRNDFGEWDPKNQRPELWNLLNGKHFEGEHFRAFPISNWTEMDVWNYIKRENIEIPSLYIAHEREVVWRNNSWIPVSEFLKLGPDEKSEVKKIRFRTLGDITITGGIESEADTLEKIVQEVSAMRKTERGDRSDDKRSETAMEDRKKQGYF; translated from the coding sequence ATGAGCAAATACTACTTAAATTATCTCGATGAGCTGGAATCTGAAGCTATTTATATCCTGCGGGAGGTTTGGGCACAGTTCGAAAACCCGGTAATACTATTTTCCGGCGGAAAGGATTCCATTCTGGTGACACACCTTGCCAAAAAAGCCTTTTTTCCGGCCAAAATTCCTTTCGCGCTGCTTCATGTGGATACCGGCCATAATTTTCCTGAAACCATTCAGTTTAGAGATGATCTCGTAAAGAAACTAGGGGTGAAATTATTGGTGGGCTCGGTTCAGGATTCTATAGATAAAGGACGGGTAGCAGAGGAAAAAGGAAAAAATGCAACCAGGAATGCCCTTCAGATTACTACATTGCTCGACGCTATTGAAGAGCACAAAATAGACTGTGCTATAGGTGGTGGGAGAAGGGATGAAGAAAAAGCGAGGGCAAAAGAGCGATTTTTTTCCCACCGTAATGATTTTGGAGAATGGGATCCAAAGAACCAGCGCCCGGAACTGTGGAACCTTTTAAATGGAAAACATTTTGAAGGGGAGCATTTTAGAGCTTTTCCCATCAGTAACTGGACCGAAATGGATGTGTGGAATTATATAAAAAGAGAAAATATTGAAATCCCGTCGCTTTACATTGCACATGAGCGGGAAGTAGTATGGAGAAATAATTCATGGATACCTGTTTCTGAATTTTTAAAATTGGGTCCAGATGAAAAATCGGAAGTTAAAAAAATCCGCTTTAGAACTCTGGGCGATATTACTATCACAGGAGGAATAGAATCTGAAGCCGATACGTTGGAAAAGATCGTTCAGGAAGTTTCAGCAATGCGTAAAACCGAAAGAGGAGATCGTTCTGATGATAAACGGAGTGAGACGGCGATGGAAGACAGGAAGAAGCAAGGCTATTTCTAA
- the cysQ gene encoding 3'(2'),5'-bisphosphate nucleotidase CysQ — MKDYLKTAIEASIAAGREIMKIYEEKDLQVELKEDDSPLTIADRKANDIINEFLIPTGVPVISEENTQLSFEERKNWKRCWIVDPLDGTKEFVKRNGEFTVNIALVLEGNPVLGVIYAPALKSLYFADVSESKAFQVVVESEDVHVDEIFQNARQIFPEQAGSQIKVVGSRSHMNQATLDFIEKLKTGGKEVDVISRGSSLKFCLLAEGAAHVYPRFGPTMEWDTAAGQAICEAVGFACKWADSGERITYNRENLKNDHFSVVYER, encoded by the coding sequence ATGAAAGATTATTTAAAAACAGCTATAGAGGCTTCTATTGCGGCCGGCAGGGAGATCATGAAAATTTATGAGGAAAAGGATCTTCAGGTTGAACTCAAAGAAGACGATTCCCCTTTGACCATTGCCGACCGGAAAGCGAACGATATTATTAATGAGTTCCTGATCCCTACAGGGGTGCCTGTAATAAGTGAAGAGAATACCCAGCTTTCTTTTGAAGAAAGAAAAAATTGGAAAAGATGCTGGATAGTAGATCCTTTAGACGGGACCAAGGAGTTTGTAAAAAGGAACGGGGAATTTACTGTTAATATAGCCCTTGTGTTGGAAGGGAACCCTGTTTTGGGTGTCATTTATGCTCCTGCTTTAAAGTCGCTTTATTTTGCTGATGTGTCTGAATCTAAAGCTTTTCAGGTGGTAGTAGAAAGTGAAGATGTTCACGTAGATGAGATTTTCCAAAATGCGAGGCAAATTTTTCCCGAACAGGCAGGATCCCAGATCAAGGTAGTTGGTAGCCGGTCACATATGAATCAGGCAACCCTAGATTTTATAGAGAAACTTAAAACAGGTGGGAAAGAAGTGGATGTAATATCCAGGGGAAGCTCTTTAAAGTTTTGTTTACTTGCCGAGGGTGCAGCCCATGTTTATCCGAGGTTTGGCCCCACCATGGAGTGGGATACCGCTGCCGGGCAGGCTATTTGTGAGGCTGTTGGTTTTGCCTGTAAATGGGCAGATTCAGGTGAGCGTATTACTTACAACAGGGAAAATCTTAAAAACGACCATTTTTCTGTTGTTTATGAAAGATAA
- a CDS encoding Dps family protein encodes MSYLGLDAKETSNTVQELNVLLADYHLYYQKLRNYHWNVIGKNFFDLHEKFEELYDDAKIKIDEIAERILTLRYQPTSNLSEYLKISNLEESKSDLSDLQMIENLLKDHGTILKQMRKVVEVAEKGGDEGTIDLIGAYIRELEKTSWMLDAWKMKTAEQHKPV; translated from the coding sequence ATGAGCTACTTAGGTTTAGACGCCAAAGAAACGTCAAATACAGTTCAGGAACTTAATGTTCTTTTAGCCGATTATCATCTATACTATCAAAAACTTCGCAACTATCACTGGAATGTAATAGGAAAGAATTTCTTTGATCTTCACGAGAAATTTGAAGAGCTGTATGACGATGCTAAAATTAAAATTGATGAGATTGCCGAGCGTATCCTCACCTTGAGGTACCAGCCTACAAGCAATTTAAGCGAATACCTTAAAATTTCTAACCTCGAAGAATCAAAATCAGATCTTTCAGATTTACAGATGATCGAAAATCTTCTTAAAGACCACGGTACTATCCTGAAGCAAATGCGCAAGGTAGTTGAAGTGGCCGAAAAAGGAGGAGATGAAGGCACCATTGACCTTATAGGTGCTTACATCAGGGAACTGGAAAAAACCAGCTGGATGTTGGATGCCTGGAAAATGAAAACAGCCGAACAACATAAGCCGGTATAA
- a CDS encoding DUF2061 domain-containing protein, with product MKDKSYKRHLAKTITWRIVGTLDTFFLAWIISGDPFAGLKIGLAEVVTKMILYYFHERLWFKGEFLASSGRWSSRKRHVAKTISWRIVGTVDTMLLAWIITGNPLTGLKIGLAEVVTKMLLYYFHERAWYRIDFGIADKRKSKDPDVNILASND from the coding sequence ATGAAAGATAAGTCTTATAAAAGGCATTTAGCCAAGACCATTACCTGGAGAATTGTTGGTACACTTGATACTTTTTTCCTGGCCTGGATCATTTCAGGCGATCCTTTTGCAGGGTTAAAAATTGGTTTGGCTGAAGTAGTAACCAAAATGATTCTTTACTATTTTCATGAAAGATTGTGGTTTAAAGGAGAATTTTTGGCGTCTTCGGGAAGGTGGAGTAGTAGAAAAAGGCATGTAGCGAAAACAATTTCCTGGCGAATTGTAGGTACGGTAGATACTATGCTTCTTGCCTGGATCATTACCGGGAATCCGCTTACCGGATTAAAAATTGGACTTGCTGAAGTGGTTACCAAGATGCTGCTGTACTATTTTCATGAAAGAGCCTGGTATAGAATTGACTTTGGGATTGCCGATAAACGAAAATCTAAAGATCCTGATGTAAATATTTTGGCTTCAAATGACTAG
- a CDS encoding nucleotide sugar dehydrogenase, giving the protein MDKNRIAVVGLGYVGLPLARLFASKYPVVGFDINKRRVEELRQGKDTTLEVENEILQEVLVESPSSEKGLYCTAELEDIRNSSYYIITVPTPVDKNNRPDLTPLYKSSESVGKVLKKGDVVIYESTVFPGATEDECVPVLERVSGLKYNEDFFVGYSPERINPGDKEHTVEKILKVTAGSTPEIGKKVDELYASVITAGTHLAPTIKVAEAAKVIENSQRDINIAFVNELAKIFNMMNIDTQAVLEAAGTKWNFLPFRPGLVGGHCIGVDPYYLAQKAQEIGYHPEIILAGRRMNDSMGQYVASEVVKLMLQNDQKVKGANILVMGITFKENCPDVRNTKVVDVIKNLKEYGTNVTIYDPLADSEEVQHEYGLTTKRELPNQKFEAVVLTVAHKEFLDLNLDQFKNGQTVIYDVKGVLGDRCDKKL; this is encoded by the coding sequence ATGGATAAGAACAGAATAGCAGTTGTAGGTCTTGGTTACGTTGGTTTGCCTTTAGCAAGATTGTTCGCATCAAAATATCCTGTAGTAGGATTTGATATTAATAAACGCCGTGTTGAGGAGCTGAGACAGGGTAAAGACACTACTTTAGAAGTTGAGAATGAGATTTTGCAGGAGGTACTTGTGGAGTCGCCTTCCAGTGAAAAAGGTCTTTATTGTACTGCCGAACTGGAAGATATCAGGAACAGTAGCTATTACATTATTACTGTTCCTACTCCGGTAGATAAAAATAACCGCCCAGATCTTACACCTTTGTACAAGAGCAGCGAATCTGTTGGGAAAGTATTAAAAAAAGGTGATGTTGTAATTTATGAATCCACCGTATTTCCTGGAGCTACTGAAGATGAATGTGTGCCGGTACTTGAGCGCGTTAGTGGATTAAAATATAATGAAGATTTTTTTGTAGGATATTCCCCTGAAAGGATAAATCCGGGAGATAAAGAACACACAGTTGAAAAAATTCTTAAAGTCACTGCAGGTTCAACTCCTGAAATAGGAAAAAAAGTGGATGAGTTATATGCCTCTGTCATCACAGCCGGAACTCATCTTGCACCTACCATTAAAGTAGCCGAAGCCGCCAAGGTCATTGAGAATTCTCAGCGTGATATAAACATTGCTTTCGTAAATGAACTGGCAAAGATCTTCAACATGATGAATATTGATACCCAGGCGGTTCTGGAAGCCGCAGGAACAAAATGGAATTTCCTGCCTTTTAGACCAGGGCTTGTCGGCGGACATTGTATTGGTGTCGATCCGTATTACCTGGCTCAAAAAGCGCAGGAGATAGGTTATCATCCAGAGATCATCCTTGCCGGTAGGCGTATGAACGATTCCATGGGGCAATATGTGGCTTCTGAGGTGGTCAAGCTAATGCTTCAGAATGATCAGAAAGTTAAGGGTGCAAATATTCTGGTGATGGGTATAACCTTCAAAGAAAATTGCCCTGACGTTCGGAATACAAAAGTTGTTGATGTTATTAAAAACTTAAAGGAATACGGAACGAATGTGACTATCTATGATCCATTAGCCGACTCTGAGGAAGTACAACATGAATACGGCCTTACAACTAAAAGGGAACTACCTAATCAGAAATTTGAAGCCGTTGTGCTTACGGTTGCTCACAAAGAATTCCTTGACCTCAACCTCGATCAGTTCAAAAATGGTCAGACGGTGATCTATGATGTAAAAGGTGTATTGGGAGATAGGTGTGATAAGAAGCTTTAG